One Pullulanibacillus sp. KACC 23026 DNA segment encodes these proteins:
- a CDS encoding phosphatidylglycerophosphatase A, whose product MSEEIKQAARNAILERGVKLSDIAELVMFLQKDYHPNLTPELCLENVEAVLSKREVQNAILTGIELDRLTEKGVLSEPLLDMLKRDESLYGIDEIISFSIVNIYGSIGFTNYGYVDKLKPGILEKLNDKSTGACHTFLDDLVGAIAAAASSRLAHHAGDKK is encoded by the coding sequence ATGAGTGAGGAAATTAAACAAGCCGCGCGTAATGCCATCCTTGAACGCGGCGTTAAACTTTCGGATATTGCTGAACTCGTGATGTTTCTTCAAAAAGATTATCATCCAAATTTGACACCCGAATTATGCTTAGAGAATGTAGAAGCTGTCTTAAGTAAGAGAGAAGTACAAAATGCGATTTTAACAGGTATTGAATTGGATCGTCTTACAGAAAAAGGCGTCCTCTCAGAACCGCTTTTAGATATGCTCAAACGGGATGAGAGTTTGTACGGCATTGACGAAATCATCTCCTTTTCAATCGTGAATATATACGGTTCAATTGGGTTTACCAATTATGGGTATGTCGATAAACTCAAGCCTGGAATACTCGAGAAGCTTAATGACAAATCAACGGGTGCCTGCCACACATTTTTGGATGATCTAGTTGGCGCTATTGCCGCTGCCGCTTCAAGTCGACTTGCCCATCATGCCGGTGATAAAAAGTAA
- a CDS encoding TIGR01457 family HAD-type hydrolase gives MRYKGYLIDLDGTIYKGNEPIPEAIAFVKELESKKIPYLYVTNNSTTTPEKVAERLQKMGAPADKEHVLTTSQASASFIAGQAPGASVYYIGEEGLKIALEEAGLQVVEEAPSDYVVIGLDRGLTYEKLTRACLAIRGGAQFVSTNSDVALPTERGLALGNGAITESVSVSTGVAPIYIGKPESIIVDEALKRIGCQKSEVIMVGDNYDTDMLAGIRAGVDTLFVSTGVTKVEELNQFDEQPTYSLTSLKEWSF, from the coding sequence ATGCGTTATAAAGGCTATTTAATTGATTTGGACGGAACGATCTATAAAGGAAATGAACCAATCCCTGAGGCAATCGCCTTCGTAAAGGAGCTTGAATCAAAAAAGATTCCATATCTTTATGTCACTAATAATTCGACGACGACACCTGAAAAAGTGGCTGAACGATTACAGAAGATGGGGGCCCCTGCTGATAAGGAGCATGTGTTAACAACGAGTCAGGCTTCAGCGAGTTTTATTGCCGGACAGGCCCCGGGAGCTTCTGTTTATTATATTGGCGAAGAGGGACTCAAAATAGCTTTAGAAGAGGCAGGGCTTCAAGTAGTAGAGGAGGCGCCTAGTGATTATGTCGTGATTGGACTTGATCGCGGTTTGACTTATGAGAAGTTAACGAGGGCTTGCTTGGCCATTCGAGGGGGAGCACAATTTGTCTCCACCAATTCGGATGTCGCTTTACCTACTGAAAGAGGCTTGGCACTTGGGAATGGTGCCATCACTGAATCGGTGAGTGTTTCAACAGGTGTAGCCCCTATTTATATTGGGAAGCCAGAATCCATTATTGTCGATGAGGCATTAAAAAGGATAGGGTGCCAGAAATCAGAAGTGATTATGGTGGGCGATAATTATGACACCGATATGTTGGCAGGTATTAGAGCAGGTGTCGACACCTTGTTTGTCTCAACCGGTGTTACGAAAGTGGAGGAACTCAATCAGTTTGACGAACAGCCAACCTATTCCTTAACCTCATTAAAAGAGTGGTCCTTTTAA
- a CDS encoding iron-sulfur cluster assembly accessory protein — protein sequence MCELITITEAANSRIKEMMASSETPANYLRVGVKGGGCTGLTYGMGFDEVMNEEDQSFETNGLKVLVDKESAPLLNGVVIDFKQNLMGGGFTIDNPNAIATCGCGQSFKTATNAGTPSKDC from the coding sequence GTGTGCGAATTGATTACCATTACAGAAGCGGCAAACAGCCGTATAAAAGAAATGATGGCCTCATCTGAAACACCTGCAAACTATCTTCGCGTTGGCGTTAAAGGCGGTGGCTGCACGGGCTTGACCTATGGGATGGGCTTTGATGAAGTGATGAATGAAGAGGATCAAAGCTTTGAAACAAACGGTCTTAAAGTATTAGTCGACAAAGAAAGTGCTCCCCTTCTAAACGGTGTGGTGATTGACTTTAAACAAAACCTCATGGGCGGCGGCTTTACGATCGATAACCCGAATGCCATTGCCACATGCGGGTGCGGTCAATCCTTTAAAACCGCAACCAATGCAGGGACGCCGTCGAAAGATTGCTAA
- a CDS encoding aspartyl-phosphate phosphatase Spo0E family protein: MSNDRQVLLNQIEELRQQMVESAERLGFGHPQVLRYSQKLDEVCTQTMKPQFQKKYQIDLNASI; encoded by the coding sequence ATGAGCAATGACCGTCAAGTCTTGCTAAATCAAATCGAGGAACTCCGTCAGCAAATGGTGGAGTCGGCAGAACGATTAGGGTTTGGTCACCCTCAAGTCTTGCGTTACAGTCAAAAATTGGATGAAGTTTGCACACAGACGATGAAACCGCAGTTCCAGAAAAAATATCAGATCGACTTAAACGCTTCTATTTGA
- a CDS encoding YuiA family protein translates to MKKADSLKPNQCPYCEGQGYFQLLLGGSETCGNCGGSGKSKNKRAL, encoded by the coding sequence ATGAAGAAAGCGGATTCATTGAAACCTAATCAGTGTCCTTATTGTGAAGGGCAAGGATACTTCCAATTATTGCTTGGCGGTTCCGAAACATGTGGAAATTGCGGGGGATCGGGTAAAAGCAAAAATAAAAGAGCCCTATGA
- a CDS encoding NifU family protein — MREQVEEVLGKLRPFLLRDGGDVELVNVDDGVVRVRLMGACGSCPSSTITLKAGIERALFEEVPGFKELEQVF; from the coding sequence ATGCGTGAACAAGTAGAAGAAGTATTAGGTAAATTACGTCCATTCTTACTTCGTGATGGCGGAGATGTTGAACTCGTTAATGTGGATGATGGAGTTGTTCGTGTTCGTTTAATGGGTGCATGTGGCAGCTGCCCAAGCTCAACCATTACATTAAAAGCAGGAATTGAGCGCGCACTTTTTGAAGAAGTACCTGGATTTAAAGAACTTGAGCAAGTTTTTTAA
- a CDS encoding DUF86 domain-containing protein produces the protein MYFIDRDKMEALLQFMETQFADLKGFSSWQSTIQIRALERMTQLIIESFLDVGNQLIDGFIMRDPGSYEDIVDILVDESVLPLEEKEAYLKLVQLRKQLVQQYEELSSDTLKEQLQAHLSTWSTFPKQVRGYVESELGPVSAFKPASK, from the coding sequence ATGTATTTTATTGATCGAGATAAGATGGAAGCTCTCCTTCAATTTATGGAAACCCAATTTGCAGACCTTAAAGGTTTCTCTTCCTGGCAGTCCACGATTCAAATACGTGCCCTTGAGCGTATGACGCAACTCATAATTGAATCTTTTTTGGATGTAGGAAACCAGCTTATTGATGGTTTTATTATGCGCGATCCGGGAAGCTACGAGGATATTGTCGATATTTTAGTGGATGAATCCGTCTTGCCTTTAGAAGAGAAGGAAGCTTATCTCAAGCTTGTTCAGCTTAGAAAGCAATTGGTTCAACAATATGAGGAACTATCATCGGACACTTTAAAAGAACAGCTGCAGGCTCATCTGTCAACTTGGTCGACCTTTCCGAAACAGGTCAGAGGTTATGTCGAATCGGAATTGGGTCCAGTGTCTGCATTTAAGCCGGCTTCAAAATAG
- a CDS encoding YuzB family protein, with the protein MNPIIEFCMSNLASGSQEALERLEEDPNVDVVEYTCLDYCDLCYEGPYALVNGEFVSGKTADELVENIYQFLKDNPMF; encoded by the coding sequence ATGAATCCTATAATCGAGTTTTGTATGAGCAATCTCGCCAGCGGCTCGCAGGAAGCATTAGAGCGTTTAGAGGAAGATCCAAATGTAGATGTGGTGGAATACACTTGTCTGGATTATTGCGACCTTTGCTATGAAGGCCCCTACGCGCTTGTCAATGGTGAGTTTGTTTCCGGTAAAACAGCGGATGAACTCGTGGAAAATATTTACCAATTTCTTAAAGACAATCCGATGTTTTAA
- a CDS encoding YutD family protein, with protein MEQENKEVVKVDQHHYELITNYREAWDEEAFAKRYSDILSKYDYIVGDWGYEQLRLRGFYEDDNRRAAFDSKIGTLPDYIYEYCNFGCAYFVVKKI; from the coding sequence ATGGAACAGGAAAACAAAGAGGTTGTAAAGGTTGATCAGCATCACTATGAACTCATCACGAATTACCGAGAGGCATGGGATGAAGAAGCCTTTGCTAAGCGATACAGTGATATTTTAAGCAAATATGATTATATTGTAGGCGATTGGGGCTATGAGCAGCTCCGTCTTCGCGGCTTTTACGAGGATGACAATCGCCGCGCTGCTTTCGATTCAAAAATAGGGACCTTACCCGATTACATTTACGAGTACTGCAATTTTGGCTGTGCTTACTTTGTTGTTAAAAAAATCTAG
- the dapF gene encoding diaminopimelate epimerase: MGQPVTFTKMHGLGNCYIYLDGFKETFDESLFPNWAVQMSNPHTGIGSDGLIAILPSVQGAAKMRIFNKDGSEGKNCGNGLRCVARYLFEKGYVEQAQFPIETASGMVMAVIHEKHGEVVSVTVNMGQPILEPEQIPMVTSVKTPVINQSFPILGDAYSLTAVSMGNPHAILLVDDITHAPIHKLGPELADGHELFPEGVNVGFVEWQGPNEARYRVWERGSAITQACGTGACAAAVALILNQKAKKDESILLHLDGGDLNVKWESETGNVLMTGPATTICDGIFYTY, encoded by the coding sequence ATGGGACAACCTGTCACATTTACTAAAATGCACGGCCTTGGAAATTGCTATATCTATTTAGATGGTTTTAAAGAGACGTTTGATGAATCCCTTTTTCCAAACTGGGCGGTGCAAATGTCTAATCCGCACACCGGAATTGGCTCTGATGGATTAATTGCGATCCTTCCGTCTGTTCAAGGCGCAGCAAAAATGAGGATTTTTAATAAGGACGGCTCCGAGGGGAAAAATTGTGGGAATGGTCTTCGCTGTGTCGCACGCTATCTGTTTGAAAAAGGGTATGTCGAGCAAGCACAGTTTCCTATTGAAACGGCATCCGGTATGGTCATGGCGGTGATCCATGAGAAACACGGTGAAGTGGTTTCGGTAACGGTGAATATGGGGCAGCCCATCTTAGAACCTGAGCAAATTCCGATGGTAACTTCCGTTAAAACCCCGGTGATTAACCAGTCCTTTCCTATTTTAGGTGACGCCTATTCTTTAACCGCCGTTTCCATGGGGAATCCTCATGCTATTCTTTTGGTTGATGATATCACACATGCGCCCATTCATAAGCTAGGGCCAGAGCTCGCTGACGGCCATGAACTTTTTCCTGAAGGTGTGAATGTCGGATTTGTCGAGTGGCAGGGGCCAAACGAAGCAAGATATCGGGTTTGGGAAAGAGGCTCTGCTATTACTCAGGCCTGCGGAACAGGCGCCTGTGCGGCAGCCGTGGCCCTTATTTTAAATCAAAAGGCAAAAAAAGATGAATCGATCCTCCTTCATTTAGATGGCGGTGACTTAAACGTCAAATGGGAATCGGAAACCGGAAATGTTTTGATGACTGGGCCCGCGACAACAATCTGTGACGGCATCTTTTATACGTACTAA
- a CDS encoding DUF1805 domain-containing protein encodes MIELKPLFIEGHPFTAVSVELPKTTLLAVYNDNGYIMCGALDVKLLNEKLADRHILAGRATGVRTIEQLLQAPMESVTFEAEKRGITIGTIGKDALLKMV; translated from the coding sequence ATGATTGAATTAAAACCATTATTCATTGAAGGTCATCCATTTACAGCTGTTTCAGTTGAACTTCCTAAAACGACTCTATTGGCTGTTTATAATGATAACGGCTATATTATGTGCGGGGCGCTAGATGTTAAGCTCCTTAATGAGAAGCTTGCAGATCGCCACATTCTGGCAGGTCGTGCGACAGGGGTTCGAACCATTGAGCAACTGTTGCAAGCCCCGATGGAATCGGTGACCTTTGAAGCAGAAAAACGGGGCATCACAATAGGCACCATCGGAAAAGATGCTTTGCTAAAAATGGTCTGA
- a CDS encoding YuiB family protein has translation MHISLPQFILSMLLFAVLFFGIGFILNMLLKTTWLVSVLYPFIILIVIDHVSTWSYFSAPRHTFSQVGARLSHLAPSDWTVLGMGFLGALLSGITMKLLRSRGYSMF, from the coding sequence GTGCATATATCGTTGCCCCAATTTATTCTTTCGATGCTTTTGTTTGCGGTTTTGTTTTTTGGGATTGGTTTTATTCTTAATATGTTGTTAAAGACGACGTGGTTGGTTTCGGTTCTTTATCCGTTCATTATTTTAATTGTGATTGATCATGTGTCAACATGGAGTTATTTTTCGGCTCCTCGCCACACTTTTTCTCAAGTGGGGGCTAGATTGAGTCATTTAGCTCCTTCTGATTGGACGGTTTTAGGGATGGGATTTCTTGGTGCTTTGCTTTCAGGTATTACAATGAAATTGCTGAGATCCCGAGGGTATTCCATGTTTTGA
- a CDS encoding YhcN/YlaJ family sporulation lipoprotein: MRQVAVILGLILTVTLSGCGLSTHNNHLAVDSGRMQDPTTDVTYSGPSPVIQTHEAEDLEKGAFGYIHYSRKPGSENALSSKHIPKTDYQALADIVTRLTLTLPTIYDVGTLVTDQYILIGYKTDNPNREEAAGQVRATARAAVPTYYKIYISDAHNAAADIARYKDYTASSSNSHRLLAAINN; encoded by the coding sequence ATGAGACAGGTTGCTGTTATTTTAGGTCTCATTCTAACCGTCACCTTAAGCGGTTGTGGATTAAGCACTCATAATAATCACTTAGCAGTGGACTCAGGCCGGATGCAAGATCCTACGACTGATGTGACGTATAGTGGACCATCTCCAGTCATCCAAACCCATGAAGCAGAAGACTTAGAAAAAGGGGCTTTTGGGTACATTCATTACTCCCGAAAACCAGGGTCTGAAAACGCCTTATCCTCTAAGCATATTCCGAAAACCGATTACCAAGCACTCGCGGATATTGTGACAAGGCTGACCTTAACGCTTCCCACTATTTATGATGTGGGAACCCTTGTGACGGATCAATACATTCTCATCGGCTACAAGACCGATAATCCAAATAGAGAGGAAGCAGCAGGGCAGGTACGGGCAACCGCTCGAGCAGCCGTTCCCACTTATTATAAAATTTATATTTCCGATGCCCATAACGCGGCAGCAGATATAGCACGCTATAAGGACTATACAGCTAGTTCATCTAACAGCCACCGCTTGCTTGCTGCCATCAATAATTGA
- the yunB gene encoding sporulation protein YunB: MFKARRSRPRKRVPFRYVFVFAFIAFIGMTVWGLVIVNKGIKPTLMDIAQTRATQIATYAVNIAVGKKEIREMQDEMNQAGPNGGKNQLFVYQYDKNNDITAISYNSVAINQFNNRVVNDVQEYLRLIEDGKTPISNPALGEIKMDSQKGLVDRVPIGQATNNVLLSNLGPKIPIRFQVLSNIQTDVKRQVESLSINNVYVRIYLKVTVEVQVVIPFQMKTVKVSTNVPVAEQLIPGQVPIYWGGGSSSGPSVLVPNDKSTSK; the protein is encoded by the coding sequence ATGTTTAAAGCCAGGAGAAGTCGTCCCCGAAAACGGGTTCCTTTTCGTTATGTCTTTGTCTTTGCTTTTATTGCTTTTATTGGAATGACGGTTTGGGGGCTTGTGATTGTTAACAAAGGGATCAAGCCAACGCTCATGGACATTGCCCAAACAAGAGCGACTCAAATTGCAACTTACGCCGTTAATATTGCGGTAGGGAAGAAAGAAATAAGAGAGATGCAGGATGAAATGAATCAGGCGGGCCCAAATGGTGGTAAAAATCAATTGTTTGTCTATCAGTATGATAAAAACAATGACATTACAGCGATCTCTTATAATTCTGTAGCCATTAACCAATTTAACAACCGAGTCGTTAATGATGTTCAAGAATATTTACGTCTTATAGAAGATGGAAAAACACCCATCAGCAATCCTGCCTTAGGGGAAATTAAAATGGATTCACAGAAGGGCTTAGTGGACCGGGTTCCTATAGGTCAAGCGACGAATAACGTTCTCTTATCCAATTTGGGGCCAAAAATTCCAATCCGCTTTCAAGTCTTAAGCAATATTCAGACGGATGTTAAACGTCAAGTGGAATCCCTCTCTATAAACAATGTCTATGTTCGGATTTATTTAAAAGTTACTGTTGAGGTACAAGTCGTTATTCCGTTTCAAATGAAGACTGTGAAAGTTTCAACCAATGTTCCGGTTGCCGAACAGCTCATCCCAGGTCAAGTTCCAATCTATTGGGGGGGTGGCAGCTCATCAGGACCGTCTGTTCTAGTACCTAATGATAAATCGACTAGCAAATAA
- a CDS encoding NAD(P)/FAD-dependent oxidoreductase, which translates to MNKPRILILGAGYGGMMTTTQLVKRLHPNDAEIILVNKNNYHYQSTWLHEPAAGTLPPERTRMLIEDVINTNRVQFIQDSVTLIKKDEKKVVLESYGEIDYDYLVIGLGFESETFGIPGLREHASTIEDVNTVREIKERIEYQFACYLNNPERKAADLTIVVGGGGFTGVEFLGELSHRIPELCRDYDIDPSQVKLINVEGSKRILPGFDEELAQYAINRLQKRGVEFIFNTHIVECQPGRVFIQEKGSDLRREIEAGIVIWTGGIRGNSVVEKSGFDVQRGRLKVDQDLRAPGYDTIFVIGDCALFYGEGEERPYPPTAQIAIQQSFNIATNIKHLLNGEPTKPFVYKSKGTVASLGHGDAIGVVFDGTKLKGTSASAMKKIIDDRYLFLLGGVGLVLKKGKLNLFK; encoded by the coding sequence TTGAATAAGCCAAGAATACTCATCCTAGGAGCGGGGTATGGTGGTATGATGACCACAACCCAGTTAGTGAAACGGCTACATCCTAATGATGCAGAGATCATCCTCGTCAATAAAAATAATTACCACTATCAATCAACCTGGCTGCATGAGCCGGCGGCCGGCACTTTACCTCCTGAGCGAACCCGAATGTTAATCGAAGACGTTATTAATACCAATCGTGTTCAATTTATTCAAGATTCAGTAACTTTAATAAAAAAAGATGAGAAAAAAGTTGTTTTGGAATCTTATGGTGAAATTGACTATGATTACTTAGTGATTGGGCTTGGGTTTGAATCGGAAACGTTTGGTATCCCTGGATTGAGAGAGCATGCTTCTACCATTGAAGATGTTAACACGGTCAGGGAGATTAAGGAGAGAATTGAGTATCAATTTGCTTGTTATTTGAACAACCCTGAGAGAAAAGCAGCTGATTTAACGATTGTCGTTGGCGGCGGCGGCTTTACCGGAGTCGAGTTCTTGGGTGAACTGTCTCATCGTATACCAGAGCTTTGCCGGGATTACGATATTGATCCAAGTCAGGTGAAGTTAATCAATGTTGAAGGCAGTAAACGCATTCTCCCGGGATTTGATGAGGAACTTGCACAGTACGCAATTAATCGCCTGCAAAAGCGTGGGGTTGAATTTATTTTTAACACACACATTGTTGAATGCCAGCCGGGACGTGTTTTTATCCAAGAAAAGGGCAGTGACCTTCGTCGAGAAATCGAAGCGGGCATTGTGATCTGGACAGGCGGTATTCGCGGGAATAGTGTTGTTGAAAAATCAGGATTTGACGTTCAACGGGGACGCTTGAAGGTTGATCAGGATCTTCGTGCCCCAGGTTATGACACGATCTTTGTCATTGGCGATTGCGCCTTGTTTTACGGAGAAGGAGAGGAACGTCCGTATCCTCCTACAGCACAAATTGCGATACAGCAATCCTTTAATATTGCAACGAATATTAAGCATCTTTTAAATGGTGAACCTACGAAGCCTTTTGTTTATAAATCAAAGGGAACGGTTGCTTCACTTGGGCATGGAGATGCAATTGGTGTTGTGTTTGATGGGACTAAGCTCAAAGGGACTTCAGCATCAGCGATGAAAAAAATCATTGATGATCGTTATTTATTCCTTTTAGGCGGCGTCGGTCTTGTTCTTAAAAAGGGAAAATTGAATTTGTTTAAATAA
- a CDS encoding 3D domain-containing protein, whose amino-acid sequence METARSVVRNVMMAFLLITAIFSTFYAITGLLPSDIAPSVGEDKAAINGFDHILSFLSSGQSSPSAKALTYKVKSDQSKSVKTKLSSADDPIDLSQYPSHDVIATGYTAGTESTGKQPGDPSYGITYSGVKVRRAFFSTIAADTHIFPIGTILFIPGYGYGVVADTGSAIHGYKLDLYYNSVKDVYKEWGKRKVSVYIIKKGEGHLTEQTLNSLNNNDTVEVYQNLINS is encoded by the coding sequence TTGGAAACCGCAAGATCAGTTGTAAGAAATGTGATGATGGCTTTCTTACTTATAACCGCCATCTTTTCAACATTCTATGCAATTACTGGACTATTGCCTTCCGATATTGCCCCTTCGGTGGGAGAAGATAAGGCGGCAATCAATGGATTTGATCATATACTGTCGTTTCTATCTAGCGGGCAGTCAAGCCCTTCCGCAAAGGCGTTAACTTATAAAGTAAAGAGTGACCAGTCGAAGTCCGTTAAAACGAAATTATCTTCTGCGGATGATCCTATTGATTTAAGTCAATATCCATCTCATGATGTCATTGCGACCGGTTATACAGCAGGAACCGAGTCAACCGGCAAACAACCGGGTGACCCGTCTTACGGAATCACGTATAGCGGTGTCAAAGTAAGACGCGCTTTTTTTTCAACAATCGCTGCTGACACACATATTTTTCCTATAGGAACGATATTGTTTATACCGGGTTATGGATATGGTGTTGTGGCCGATACGGGGTCCGCTATTCATGGCTATAAGCTGGATCTCTATTATAATTCCGTTAAAGACGTTTACAAGGAATGGGGAAAACGCAAGGTCAGTGTCTATATTATAAAAAAAGGTGAAGGACATCTAACCGAGCAAACGCTCAACTCACTTAATAATAATGACACTGTTGAAGTGTATCAAAACTTAATTAATAGTTAA
- a CDS encoding M23 family metallopeptidase: MSSLSKRVACIILSALAVSLFLSKGTSAKESQPTTDPIALYLKTAALTHVPWTMLAAVNQYEKSTLRSKEVSTDSPIRIHIDPIKWVGPLNPNPEDTSPVTISFFHGMGLDGNGDGKADQNDPEDVLYSMAHYLSNYGGTLETEKQGLWDYYHRDETVTIISELDQLYETFHTLDLSEHDFPIPLNYNYDYTSSWGAGRGWGGRRIHEGTDIFANYGTPVKATSYGVVELKGWNKYGGWRLGIRDSNALYHYYAHLQAYAKDIHKGSIVKPGDVIGYVGSSGYGPPGTSGRFPPHLHYGLYGYNGKRDYSFDPYPSLRHWEWEASRNKKN, from the coding sequence ATGTCTTCTCTATCAAAACGAGTTGCTTGCATCATCCTTTCTGCTTTGGCCGTCTCCCTTTTCTTGTCAAAAGGAACGTCTGCCAAAGAATCTCAGCCAACAACTGATCCAATCGCTTTATACCTAAAAACAGCTGCGCTTACGCATGTCCCATGGACGATGCTTGCGGCGGTCAATCAATACGAAAAAAGTACCCTACGCTCTAAGGAAGTGAGCACCGATTCTCCTATTAGGATACACATCGATCCGATTAAATGGGTTGGACCTCTTAATCCTAATCCTGAAGACACCTCTCCAGTGACCATTTCCTTCTTTCACGGGATGGGTTTAGATGGAAACGGGGATGGCAAAGCAGACCAGAATGATCCTGAAGATGTTCTCTACTCAATGGCTCATTATTTATCCAACTACGGGGGAACATTGGAAACTGAAAAACAAGGGTTATGGGACTATTATCACCGTGATGAAACAGTCACCATCATTAGCGAACTGGACCAGCTCTATGAGACCTTTCATACATTAGATCTGTCAGAGCATGATTTCCCGATTCCTTTAAACTATAATTATGATTACACCTCATCTTGGGGTGCCGGAAGAGGCTGGGGAGGACGGCGTATCCATGAAGGCACGGATATTTTTGCCAATTACGGGACACCCGTTAAGGCTACTTCCTATGGCGTCGTTGAATTAAAGGGATGGAATAAATATGGAGGATGGCGACTTGGCATCCGTGATTCAAATGCCCTGTATCATTATTATGCCCACTTACAAGCCTATGCTAAGGACATTCATAAAGGAAGCATCGTCAAGCCTGGGGATGTCATTGGCTATGTAGGAAGTTCCGGTTATGGCCCTCCAGGTACATCAGGGCGCTTTCCGCCTCACCTCCATTATGGATTATATGGGTATAATGGCAAACGTGATTATAGCTTTGACCCTTATCCCTCTCTTCGCCACTGGGAATGGGAAGCCAGTAGAAATAAGAAGAATTAA
- a CDS encoding DUF1462 family protein, protein MKLTVYGADTPCPSCLHSPSSKETKEWLEAALKRKFPDSAITLRYVDLDEPETDEDVRFTNKIKNDEYFYPLVVSEGQVLGEGDPRLKTIVQYLEEKGLQSCQL, encoded by the coding sequence ATGAAATTAACGGTCTATGGTGCAGATACTCCTTGTCCAAGCTGTTTGCATTCTCCTTCTTCAAAAGAGACAAAGGAATGGTTGGAGGCAGCGTTGAAACGGAAATTCCCAGATAGTGCTATTACCCTTCGTTATGTGGATCTCGATGAGCCGGAAACCGATGAGGATGTTCGATTTACCAATAAGATAAAAAACGATGAGTATTTTTATCCGCTAGTGGTTTCAGAAGGACAGGTACTTGGAGAGGGAGATCCCCGTCTTAAAACGATTGTTCAATACTTAGAAGAAAAGGGTTTACAAAGCTGCCAACTTTAG